The following are from one region of the Littorina saxatilis isolate snail1 linkage group LG2, US_GU_Lsax_2.0, whole genome shotgun sequence genome:
- the LOC138960426 gene encoding adhesion G protein-coupled receptor E5-like has translation MLLSWIVFLGGFARRVHGNHVSCLAVAALLHYLILASFMWMLMEGVLAYLMLVKVFDASYSRFMVKAALFAWGLPIVPVAGVIAIDHELYHGGEKYCWMSRTPFYYAFLLPVAMVMLTNIVVYILVVASICRRRGLAAKASRSASSQRAVEIRASLSCFVVLGLSWVFAFLAIEDARVVFQYLFTITTSLQGFLIFLVFTARNADVKSFLRNLTVSRNPSTSTTTSSGSGSSSKAAVGTSTSRVNLGRK, from the exons ATGCTGCTGTCCTGGATTGTCTTCCTTGGCGGGTTCGCGCGGCGCGTGCACGGTAATCACGTGAGTTGCCTAGCCGTGGCGGCGTTGCTGCATTACCTGATCCTGGCGTCCTTCATGTGGATGTTGATGGAAGGTGTTCTGGCCTACCTCATGCTGGTCAAGGTGTTTGATGCCTCCTACAGCCGATTTATGGTCAAGGCCGCTTTGTTCGCGTGGG GTTTACCCATAGTCCCTGTGGCAGGAGTGATTGCAATTGATCATGAACTTTACCATGGAGGAGAGAAATA TTGCTGGATGTCTCGAACTCCGTTCTACTACGCCTTCCTGCTTCCAGTTGCCATGGTAATGCTGACAAACATTGTCGTCTACATCTTAGTCGTCGCCAGCATCTGTCGTCGTCGTGGCCTGGCGGCCAAGGCTAGTCGTAGCGCTTCCAGTCAACGGGCGGTGGAGATTCGAGCCTCTTTATCTTGTTTCGTTGTGCTTG GTCTTAGCTGGGTCTTCGCCTTCTTAGCCATCGAGGACGCGCGCGTAGTATTCCAGTACCTGTTCACCATCACGACCTCCCTGCAGGGCTTCCTCATCTTCCTCGTCTTCACCGCCAGGAATGCTGACGTCAAGAGCTTCCTTCGCAATTTGACGGTCTCCAGGAATCCCTCGACATCGACAACCACGAGCAGTGGCAGTGGTTCATCATCAAAGGCTGCTGTGGGAACAAGCACTTCAAGAGTTAATCTGGGTAGAAAATAG